A window from Pseudomonas kribbensis encodes these proteins:
- the yjiA gene encoding GTPase codes for MSSPIPVTVLSGFLGAGKTTLLRHLLKAEHGLKIAVIENEFSDAGIDTQLLGDEPVQVMTLANGCVCCTIHTDLTKALYLLLERLDSGEIAFDRLVIECTGLADPAPVAQTFFIDEELRERYLLDGIITLVDAAHAELHLTQTIAQAQIGFADRLLVSKTDLVDEAAFTALSERLTRINRRAPIRVVEHGNIDLAELLDVRGFNLNADLGGGVSLRPVSKAPSIDRISSLVLRTDQPLDIDQLSEFMNELLEEHGKQLLRYKGVLNIAGEDRRLVFQGVLKLYGFDWDSEWAEGEARESVIVFIADDLPEEKIRAGFARVAAN; via the coding sequence TTGTCTTCTCCCATCCCGGTCACGGTGCTCAGCGGTTTCCTCGGCGCCGGCAAGACCACCTTGCTGCGCCATCTGTTGAAAGCCGAGCACGGCCTGAAAATCGCCGTGATCGAAAACGAATTCAGCGACGCCGGCATCGACACCCAACTACTGGGCGACGAGCCGGTGCAAGTCATGACCCTGGCCAACGGCTGCGTCTGCTGCACCATCCACACCGACCTGACCAAGGCTCTGTACCTGTTGCTCGAACGGCTGGACAGCGGTGAAATCGCCTTCGATCGGCTGGTCATCGAATGCACCGGCCTGGCCGATCCGGCCCCGGTGGCGCAGACCTTTTTCATCGACGAAGAACTGCGCGAGCGTTACCTGCTCGACGGCATCATCACGTTGGTGGATGCCGCTCACGCCGAGCTGCACCTGACCCAGACCATCGCCCAGGCACAGATCGGTTTTGCCGACCGCTTGCTGGTGAGCAAGACCGATCTGGTGGACGAGGCCGCGTTCACCGCGCTCAGCGAGCGCCTGACCCGCATCAACCGTCGTGCGCCGATCCGCGTGGTCGAGCACGGCAACATCGATCTGGCCGAATTGCTCGATGTGCGCGGTTTCAACCTGAACGCCGATCTCGGCGGCGGGGTGAGTTTGCGGCCGGTCAGCAAGGCGCCGTCCATCGACCGGATTTCCAGCCTGGTGCTGCGTACCGATCAGCCGCTGGATATCGATCAGCTCAGCGAATTCATGAACGAGCTGCTGGAAGAGCACGGCAAGCAATTGCTGCGCTACAAAGGCGTGCTGAACATCGCGGGTGAGGATCGGCGGCTGGTGTTTCAGGGCGTGCTGAAACTCTACGGCTTCGACTGGGACTCCGAGTGGGCCGAAGGCGAGGCGCGGGAAAGCGTGATCGTGTTTATCGCCGATGATTTGCCGGAAGAGAAGATCCGGGCGGGGTTTGCCAGGGTGGCGGCGAACTGA
- a CDS encoding GntR family transcriptional regulator — translation MNSLATPSNPRQTSAALPFSRLHAPVEDLYPRLFDAILEQRLDAASRFTEESLKQMFGVSRADVRRVLTQLSHEQIIVLRANHRPRVAAPDTEQTRQALHARRLAENTLVRLACQHAQAEDLKRLRTLIERERQAVDKDRRGAAIRLSGEFHLQLAKMAGNAPLAHFLGTLVPLTSLAIARCIETTHSCCGWQDHARIVEAIERDDAAEAVSLMNRHLDHLEQTILSGSTH, via the coding sequence ATGAACAGTCTTGCCACGCCGTCGAACCCACGCCAGACCTCGGCGGCCCTGCCCTTCTCCCGCCTGCACGCGCCGGTGGAGGATCTGTATCCGCGACTGTTCGATGCGATCCTCGAACAGCGTCTCGATGCCGCCAGCCGTTTTACCGAGGAGAGCCTGAAGCAGATGTTCGGTGTCAGCCGCGCCGATGTGCGCCGGGTGCTGACCCAACTATCCCACGAACAGATCATCGTGCTGCGGGCCAACCATCGGCCGCGCGTTGCCGCGCCGGATACCGAGCAGACCCGTCAGGCCTTGCACGCCCGGCGCCTGGCCGAGAACACGCTGGTGCGACTGGCTTGTCAGCATGCGCAGGCTGAAGATCTGAAGCGCCTGCGAACCTTGATCGAGCGCGAGCGCCAGGCTGTGGATAAAGATCGACGCGGTGCGGCGATTCGCCTGTCCGGGGAGTTTCATTTGCAGCTGGCGAAAATGGCGGGCAATGCACCGTTGGCACATTTTCTCGGCACGTTGGTGCCGCTGACCTCACTGGCGATTGCGCGTTGCATTGAAACCACGCACAGCTGTTGCGGCTGGCAGGATCACGCCCGGATCGTCGAGGCGATCGAGCGTGATGACGCCGCCGAGGCTGTGTCGCTGATGAACCGTCATCTGGATCATCTGGAACAGACGATTCTCAGCGGCTCCACGCACTGA
- the glyA gene encoding serine hydroxymethyltransferase produces the protein MFSRDLTIAKYDADLFAAMEQEAQRQEEHIELIASENYTSPAVMEAQGSVLTNKYAEGYPGKRYYGGCEYVDVVEQLAIDRAKELFGADYANVQPHAGSQANAAVYLALLSAGDTILGMSLAHGGHLTHGASVSSSGKLYNAIQYGIDANGLIDYDEVERLAVEHKPKMIVAGFSAYSQILDFPRFRAIADKVGAYLFVDMAHVAGLVAAGVYPNPVPFADVVTTTTHKTLRGPRGGLILAKANADIEKKLNSAVFPGAQGGPLEHVIAAKAICFKEALQPEFKAYQQQVVKNAQAMAGVFIERGFDVVSGGTENHLFLLSLIKQEISGKDADAALGKAFITVNKNSVPNDPRSPFVTSGLRFGTPAVTTRGFKEAECKELAGWICDILADLNNEAVIDAVREKVKAICKKLPVYGA, from the coding sequence ATGTTCAGCCGTGATTTGACTATTGCCAAGTACGACGCCGATCTTTTTGCCGCCATGGAGCAAGAAGCCCAGCGCCAGGAAGAACACATCGAGCTGATCGCTTCGGAGAACTACACCAGCCCAGCGGTGATGGAAGCTCAAGGCTCGGTACTGACCAACAAATACGCCGAAGGCTACCCGGGCAAGCGCTACTACGGTGGTTGCGAGTACGTCGACGTTGTCGAGCAACTGGCCATCGACCGCGCCAAGGAACTGTTCGGCGCCGACTACGCCAACGTTCAGCCGCACGCCGGTTCCCAGGCCAACGCCGCTGTCTACCTGGCCCTGCTGTCGGCCGGTGACACCATCCTGGGCATGAGCCTGGCTCACGGCGGTCACCTGACCCACGGCGCCAGCGTTTCCTCCTCCGGCAAGCTGTACAACGCCATCCAGTACGGCATCGACGCCAACGGCCTGATCGACTACGACGAAGTCGAGCGCCTGGCGGTTGAACACAAGCCGAAAATGATCGTGGCCGGTTTCTCTGCCTACTCGCAGATCCTCGACTTCCCGCGCTTCCGCGCCATCGCCGACAAGGTTGGCGCGTACCTGTTCGTCGACATGGCTCACGTGGCCGGTCTGGTCGCCGCTGGCGTTTACCCGAACCCGGTTCCGTTCGCTGACGTCGTGACCACCACCACCCACAAGACCCTGCGCGGTCCACGTGGTGGCCTGATCCTGGCCAAGGCCAACGCCGACATCGAGAAGAAGCTGAACTCCGCGGTATTCCCGGGCGCCCAGGGTGGCCCGCTGGAGCACGTGATCGCCGCCAAGGCGATCTGCTTCAAGGAAGCACTGCAGCCTGAGTTCAAGGCTTACCAGCAACAAGTGGTGAAAAACGCCCAGGCCATGGCCGGCGTGTTCATCGAGCGCGGTTTCGACGTGGTTTCCGGCGGTACTGAAAACCACCTGTTCCTGCTGTCGCTGATCAAGCAGGAAATCTCCGGTAAAGACGCCGACGCCGCTCTGGGCAAAGCGTTCATCACCGTGAACAAGAACTCCGTGCCAAACGATCCACGCTCCCCGTTCGTCACTTCCGGCCTGCGCTTCGGTACTCCGGCTGTGACCACTCGCGGCTTCAAGGAAGCAGAGTGCAAAGAGCTGGCCGGCTGGATCTGCGACATCCTGGCTGACCTGAACAACGAAGCGGTGATCGACGCCGTTCGTGAAAAAGTCAAAGCCATCTGCAAGAAACTGCCGGTATACGGCGCTTAA
- a CDS encoding FadR/GntR family transcriptional regulator → MITTSTVVNSVVEKLRAALARGQWRSGEMLPGQRELAEQLGISRPSLREAVIVLETLGLVRSMPGKGVVVLDAQASDSQNHDSAVAGASLEDVLQLRYTLEPFIVGLVAQSISSKEVGQLRLTLMDMREALEAGDSEAGVSAYIAFHEELFTLTSNPIFQSVVQQTSNALKQSAEVLRNSPEHLAERLEENEAVVRAIRSKNSAQASAEMRRHILREGQRMGIELNIPDDNLNT, encoded by the coding sequence GTGATTACTACATCAACCGTCGTCAACTCAGTGGTAGAAAAACTCCGGGCCGCCCTCGCCCGCGGCCAGTGGCGCTCCGGCGAGATGCTGCCGGGCCAGCGCGAACTGGCCGAACAGCTGGGCATCAGCCGCCCGAGCCTGCGCGAAGCGGTGATCGTGCTGGAAACCCTCGGTCTGGTGCGCTCGATGCCGGGCAAAGGCGTGGTGGTGCTCGACGCCCAGGCCAGTGATAGCCAAAACCACGACAGCGCCGTGGCCGGCGCCAGCCTCGAAGACGTGCTGCAACTGCGCTACACCCTCGAGCCGTTCATCGTTGGTCTGGTGGCGCAGTCGATCAGCAGCAAGGAAGTCGGGCAACTGCGCCTGACCCTGATGGACATGCGCGAAGCCCTCGAAGCGGGCGACAGCGAGGCCGGAGTCAGCGCCTACATCGCTTTCCACGAAGAACTGTTCACCCTGACCTCGAACCCGATCTTCCAGAGCGTGGTGCAGCAGACCAGCAATGCACTCAAGCAGAGCGCCGAAGTGCTGCGCAACTCGCCTGAACATCTGGCCGAACGCCTTGAGGAAAACGAAGCCGTGGTACGCGCGATCCGCAGCAAGAACAGCGCCCAGGCCAGCGCCGAAATGCGTCGGCACATCCTGCGTGAAGGACAGCGCATGGGTATCGAACTGAATATTCCGGATGACAACCTGAACACCTGA
- a CDS encoding bifunctional diguanylate cyclase/phosphodiesterase: MSNVTPPASVSSTQPAPGSSLRGTLKGALATLVLMLLALLFWQLLDQLRETQKNQRQYTIDYTADLASQVSLNMSLNAQIALNLLPIVEQPQSADEQQALLRKLQKSLPDLQSMALLSPSGKILSDSATDSKDADYLSDLVRRSHAQAHYFSNADDGSVVHLLLHQASGSTRGYWALRLTPTFFASLTKQGETGIRPLWLVENRINHQIISRDEGLPSTKASTLTPEDLANSVLTVPLSSSDWQLRGLFDRQHVLEELLPAFIGKCLLGLALSLLPFIALLNMRRRQRQVHEGRRRYQDIFEGTGVALCVLDLSGLKQVFEKNQIQTGDQLKAWLDQPQQRQQLLQELRVTEVNQVALQLLNVNSCDHAWQLLIDGHPHSQCAIGNQVLDAVLQQQKQLELEIKLPDINGRDQHLWLVLRLPHEQHDYKAVILSINDITSRKLIELSLLEREGFWSDVVRTVPDHLYVQDVISQRMIFSNHHLGQTLGYNRSELHQMGEYFWEILLHPEDADYYHRSRQMQRHAGYSQLLQCQLRFRHRDGKWRRFDIREQALARDKHDQVTRIIGVAKDITEQIEASESLRDSEQRYRMLAESISDVIFSTDSKLSLNYVSPSVQAVLGYDAEWIFQNGWQSTIANPQQLNGIYHLMDRVSKALDKPEQLAILRSQVQTQMFLFDCLRADGRKIPIELRLVLVWDEHGAFEGVLGVGRDISQQRRAEKDLRMAATVFEHSTSAILITDPAGYIVQANEAFSRVSGYAVSEVLDQLPNMLTVDEQQDAHLRYVLKQLHQHSTWEGEVWLKRRNGEHYPAWVGITAVLDDEGDLASYVCFFSDISERKASEQRIHRLAYYDALTHLPNRTLFQDRLHTALQSADRQKSWVVLMFLDLDRFKPINDSLGHAAGDRMLKDMATRLLACVDDDDTVARMGGDEFTLLLQHRSSREMALNRAIHVAEQILGSLVRPFVLEGREFFVTASIGIALSPQDGNELSQLMKNADTAMYHAKERGKNNFQFYQADMNASALERLELESDLRHALEQNEFVLYYQPQFSGDGKRLTGAEALLRWRHPRRGLVPPGDFIPVLEELGLVVDVGDWVISEACRQLKTWHQSRVRVPKVSVNISARQFSDGQLGTRIATILKETGLPPACLELELTESILMREVSEAMQILAGLKNLGLSIAVDDFGTGYSSLNYLKQFPIDVLKIDRTFVDGLPSGEQDAQIARAIIAMAHSLNLAVIAEGVETHEQLDFLREHGCDEVQGYLFGRPMPATRFEAQFSNDALFMFD; encoded by the coding sequence TTGTCCAATGTCACTCCGCCAGCCTCTGTGAGCAGCACCCAACCGGCGCCCGGCTCGTCCCTGCGCGGAACATTGAAAGGCGCGCTGGCGACGCTGGTGCTGATGCTGCTGGCATTGCTGTTCTGGCAACTGCTTGATCAGCTGCGCGAAACCCAAAAAAACCAGCGTCAGTACACCATCGATTACACCGCCGATCTCGCCTCGCAAGTCAGCCTGAACATGTCGCTGAACGCGCAGATCGCGCTCAATCTGCTACCGATCGTCGAACAGCCGCAGTCTGCCGACGAACAGCAGGCGCTGCTGCGCAAGCTGCAGAAATCCTTGCCTGACCTGCAGAGCATGGCCTTGCTCAGCCCGTCGGGGAAAATCCTCAGCGACAGCGCCACCGATAGCAAGGACGCCGACTACCTCAGCGATCTGGTGCGCCGCAGCCACGCCCAGGCACATTATTTCAGCAACGCCGATGACGGCTCGGTGGTGCATCTGTTATTGCATCAGGCCAGCGGCAGCACGCGCGGCTACTGGGCCCTGCGCCTGACCCCGACCTTCTTTGCCTCGCTGACCAAACAGGGCGAGACCGGCATCCGCCCGCTGTGGCTGGTGGAAAACCGCATCAATCACCAGATCATCAGCCGTGACGAAGGCCTGCCTTCCACCAAGGCCAGCACCCTGACACCCGAAGATCTGGCCAACAGCGTGCTGACCGTGCCGCTGAGCAGCAGCGACTGGCAACTGCGCGGGCTGTTCGACCGGCAACATGTGCTCGAAGAGCTGCTGCCGGCGTTCATCGGCAAATGCCTGCTGGGTCTGGCGCTGTCCCTGCTGCCGTTCATTGCCTTGCTGAACATGCGCCGCCGTCAGCGTCAGGTGCATGAAGGGCGCCGTCGTTATCAGGATATTTTCGAAGGCACCGGCGTGGCGCTGTGCGTGCTGGATCTTTCGGGACTGAAACAGGTTTTCGAAAAAAACCAGATCCAGACCGGCGACCAGCTCAAGGCCTGGCTCGATCAACCGCAACAGCGTCAGCAATTGCTGCAGGAACTGCGAGTCACCGAGGTCAATCAGGTGGCGCTGCAACTGCTCAACGTCAACTCCTGCGACCACGCCTGGCAACTGCTGATCGACGGTCACCCGCACAGCCAGTGCGCGATCGGCAATCAAGTGCTCGATGCCGTACTCCAGCAACAAAAGCAGCTGGAACTGGAAATCAAACTGCCGGACATCAACGGCCGCGACCAGCACCTGTGGCTGGTGCTGCGCCTGCCTCATGAGCAACACGACTACAAAGCCGTGATCCTGAGCATCAACGACATCACCAGCCGCAAGCTGATCGAACTGTCGCTGCTGGAGCGCGAGGGCTTCTGGTCGGACGTGGTGCGCACCGTGCCGGATCACCTGTACGTGCAGGATGTGATCAGCCAGCGGATGATTTTCAGCAACCACCACCTGGGCCAGACCCTCGGTTACAACCGCAGCGAACTGCACCAGATGGGCGAGTACTTCTGGGAAATCCTCCTGCACCCGGAAGACGCCGACTATTACCACCGCTCGCGGCAAATGCAGCGTCACGCCGGTTACAGCCAGTTGCTGCAATGCCAGTTGCGTTTCCGCCATCGCGACGGCAAGTGGCGGCGTTTCGATATCCGCGAACAGGCGCTGGCCCGGGACAAGCACGATCAGGTCACGCGGATCATCGGCGTGGCCAAGGACATCACCGAGCAGATCGAGGCCAGCGAATCCCTGCGCGACAGCGAGCAGCGCTACCGGATGCTCGCCGAAAGCATCAGTGACGTGATCTTCTCCACTGACAGCAAGCTGTCGCTCAACTACGTCAGCCCGTCGGTGCAAGCGGTGCTGGGCTACGACGCCGAGTGGATTTTCCAGAACGGCTGGCAGTCGACCATCGCCAACCCGCAGCAACTGAACGGCATCTATCACCTGATGGACAGGGTCAGCAAAGCCCTGGACAAACCCGAGCAACTGGCCATCCTGCGCAGTCAGGTGCAGACCCAGATGTTCCTGTTCGACTGCCTGCGCGCCGATGGCCGCAAGATCCCGATCGAACTGCGCCTGGTGCTGGTGTGGGACGAACACGGCGCCTTCGAAGGCGTGCTCGGGGTCGGTCGCGACATCAGCCAGCAACGCCGCGCCGAAAAAGACCTGCGCATGGCGGCCACGGTATTCGAGCATTCGACTTCGGCGATCCTGATCACCGACCCGGCCGGTTACATCGTTCAGGCCAACGAAGCGTTCAGTCGTGTCAGCGGTTACGCGGTGAGCGAAGTGCTCGATCAGTTGCCGAACATGCTCACCGTCGACGAACAACAGGACGCACACCTGCGTTACGTGCTCAAGCAATTGCATCAGCACAGCACCTGGGAAGGCGAAGTCTGGCTCAAGCGGCGCAATGGCGAGCATTACCCGGCGTGGGTCGGCATCACTGCGGTGCTCGATGACGAAGGCGACCTGGCGAGTTATGTGTGCTTCTTCAGCGACATCAGCGAGCGCAAGGCCAGCGAGCAGCGCATTCACCGCCTCGCCTACTACGACGCCCTGACTCACCTGCCGAACCGCACGCTGTTCCAGGATCGCCTGCACACCGCGCTGCAATCGGCCGACCGGCAGAAGTCGTGGGTGGTGCTGATGTTCCTCGACCTCGACCGTTTCAAACCGATCAACGACTCCCTCGGCCACGCCGCCGGCGACCGCATGCTCAAGGACATGGCCACCCGGCTGCTGGCCTGCGTCGACGATGACGACACCGTGGCGCGGATGGGCGGCGACGAATTCACGTTACTCCTGCAGCACCGCTCCAGCCGCGAGATGGCGCTCAATCGTGCGATCCATGTGGCCGAGCAGATTCTTGGCAGCCTGGTGCGGCCGTTCGTGCTGGAGGGACGCGAGTTCTTCGTCACCGCCAGTATCGGCATCGCCCTGAGCCCGCAGGACGGCAACGAACTCAGTCAGCTGATGAAGAACGCCGACACCGCGATGTACCACGCCAAGGAGCGCGGCAAGAACAACTTCCAGTTCTATCAGGCCGACATGAACGCCAGTGCGCTGGAACGTCTGGAGCTGGAAAGCGACCTGCGTCATGCCCTGGAGCAGAACGAATTCGTGCTGTATTACCAGCCGCAGTTCAGCGGCGACGGCAAACGCCTGACCGGCGCCGAAGCCTTGCTGCGCTGGCGTCATCCGCGACGCGGGCTGGTGCCGCCAGGGGATTTCATTCCGGTGCTCGAAGAACTCGGACTGGTGGTGGATGTCGGCGACTGGGTCATCAGCGAAGCCTGTCGTCAGCTCAAGACCTGGCACCAGAGCCGCGTGCGCGTGCCGAAAGTCTCGGTGAACATCTCCGCCCGGCAGTTCTCCGACGGCCAGCTCGGCACGCGAATCGCCACCATCCTCAAGGAAACCGGCCTGCCGCCGGCGTGCCTGGAGCTGGAGCTGACCGAAAGTATCCTGATGCGCGAAGTCAGCGAGGCGATGCAGATCCTCGCCGGCCTGAAGAACCTCGGCCTGAGCATCGCGGTCGACGACTTCGGCACCGGTTACTCATCGCTGAACTACCTCAAGCAATTCCCGATCGACGTGCTGAAGATCGACCGCACCTTCGTCGACGGCCTGCCGTCCGGCGAGCAGGACGCGCAGATTGCCCGGGCGATCATCGCCATGGCCCACAGCCTCAATCTGGCGGTAATCGCCGAGGGTGTGGAAACCCATGAACAGCTGGACTTCCTGCGCGAGCACGGTTGCGACGAGGTTCAGGGTTATCTGTTCGGGCGACCGATGCCGGCCACCCGCTTCGAAGCGCAGTTCAGCAATGACGCGCTGTTCATGTTCGACTGA
- a CDS encoding C4-dicarboxylate transporter DctA: MLRWCSRSIFLQVVLGLVLGIVCGLTLPEYSAQLKPLGDGFIKLIKMLIGLIVFCVVVSGISGAGDLKKVGRIGLKSVIYFEVLTTIALVIGLVFAFSTGIGSGANIHLEQLSAADMGDIAERGQHMHTTTQFLMDLIPTSVLGAFADNNILQVLLFSVLFGSALNLVGEAASGISRLINELSHVIFRIMGMIVRLAPIGVFGAIAFTTSKYGLDSLQHLGSLVGLFYLTCIAFVSVILGLVMRASGLRMWPLLKYLREELLIVMGTASSDAVLPQIMRKLEHLGIGSSTVGLVIPTGYSFNLDGFSIYLTLAIVFIANATGTPLAMTDLLTILLVSLITSKGAHGIPGSALVILAATLTAIPAIPVVGLVLVLAVDWFMGIGRALTNLIGNCVATVAIARWEKDIDVQRANKVLNGEQGYNFQPRKTAAQAAAKEF; this comes from the coding sequence ATGCTCAGATGGTGCTCGCGTTCAATCTTCCTCCAAGTGGTTCTCGGACTGGTGCTCGGCATCGTCTGCGGGCTGACCCTTCCTGAATACTCGGCCCAGCTCAAACCGCTCGGCGACGGTTTCATCAAACTGATCAAGATGCTCATCGGCCTGATCGTGTTCTGCGTGGTGGTCAGCGGCATCAGCGGCGCCGGCGACCTGAAGAAGGTCGGACGCATCGGCCTCAAGTCGGTGATCTACTTCGAAGTGCTGACCACCATCGCCCTGGTGATCGGTCTGGTGTTCGCGTTCAGCACCGGGATCGGCAGCGGCGCCAACATCCATCTGGAGCAACTGTCCGCCGCCGACATGGGCGACATCGCCGAACGCGGCCAGCACATGCACACCACCACCCAGTTCCTGATGGACCTGATCCCGACCTCGGTACTCGGCGCCTTTGCCGACAACAACATCCTGCAAGTGCTGTTGTTTTCGGTGCTGTTCGGCAGCGCGTTGAATCTGGTGGGCGAAGCCGCTTCCGGGATCTCACGGCTGATCAACGAACTGAGCCATGTGATCTTCCGGATCATGGGCATGATCGTGCGTCTGGCACCGATCGGCGTGTTCGGCGCCATTGCCTTCACCACCAGCAAATATGGCCTCGACTCCCTGCAGCATCTGGGCAGTCTGGTCGGCCTGTTTTATCTGACGTGCATCGCTTTCGTCAGCGTGATTCTCGGTCTGGTGATGCGCGCCTCCGGCCTGCGCATGTGGCCGCTGCTCAAGTACCTGCGCGAAGAACTGCTGATCGTCATGGGCACCGCCTCCTCCGACGCCGTGCTGCCGCAGATCATGCGCAAACTCGAACACCTGGGCATCGGCAGCTCCACCGTCGGGCTGGTGATTCCGACCGGTTACTCGTTCAACCTCGACGGTTTTTCGATCTACCTGACCCTGGCCATCGTGTTCATCGCCAATGCCACCGGCACACCGCTGGCCATGACCGATCTGCTGACGATTCTGCTGGTGTCGCTGATTACCTCGAAAGGCGCCCACGGCATTCCGGGTTCGGCGCTGGTGATTCTCGCCGCCACGCTGACTGCGATTCCGGCGATTCCGGTGGTCGGTCTGGTGCTGGTGCTGGCGGTGGACTGGTTCATGGGCATCGGCCGGGCACTGACCAACCTGATCGGCAACTGCGTCGCCACCGTGGCCATCGCCCGCTGGGAAAAGGACATCGACGTGCAACGGGCGAACAAGGTGCTCAACGGCGAGCAGGGCTATAACTTTCAGCCGAGAAAAACGGCCGCTCAAGCGGCGGCCAAAGAATTCTGA
- a CDS encoding YbdD/YjiX family protein, whose amino-acid sequence MFNDLSRLGKYLGQAARLMVGMPDYDTYVEHMQTKHPDKPVMSYEMFFRERQEARYGGKGGPKCC is encoded by the coding sequence ATGTTCAATGACCTGAGTCGCCTCGGTAAATACCTCGGTCAGGCCGCGCGCCTGATGGTCGGCATGCCCGACTACGACACGTACGTCGAGCATATGCAAACCAAACACCCGGACAAACCGGTGATGAGCTACGAGATGTTCTTTCGCGAACGTCAGGAAGCCCGTTACGGTGGCAAGGGTGGGCCGAAGTGCTGTTGA